Part of the Nitrospirota bacterium genome, CTTCTCCATTTCCTTTATCTGCCTTTGCGCCTTTACCTTTTCTTCAAGATTCAGCATCTTTTTTGCCTCTGTCTTTCTGGTTTTTATCTCCTTGTCCAATTCCTTTAGTTCAATCTCAAGGCTATTTTTGACATCCTCTGCCCATTTGTCAAGTTTTTCCATCTCGGAATCAAAAAAACCTGCATTGCGCTCAGCATTGACTTGCAGAATTTTGGACTGCTGTTTATTGGCAATTTGCTTCAATGCCTCTTTTATACTGTTTTCACTATCAGTTTGAGAAGGCTTTACAGTCGCAGACAAAGAAAAAAGCCTTTGGCATTGCTCTATGTCCAGTTCCAAGCCGCCATTGCTTATTCCGCATAGTAGAATTTGGTCTTCGGTCTCAAATGAATTGATAGTCAGGTTTATTACAGACAGCCACCCTGATTTCCCAATAAGAGGCTCTAATATGCTTATTTTCTTTGGCATCGCGGAATAATTGAAAGATAACTCCTGACTATCCAATGATAATGCCTTGCACTTTTCAATGATACGTTGAGCCAACGGATGTCCTATCCTGTAGATATTCGCATCTTCAATGTTTTTCCCAATCCTATACGGGCCAGGGTGTATTGTTTCATTGCTGAAAGGGTTCTTTTTCAGCATGAAGGAATAGCCGTCTTCTGCAAAATCGGCATACGGTTCAAGATAATATTTCGTAATCTGCCAAAGCCAGTTTTCGTATTTTGAGAGATAATCCCTGCTTTCCTGCAGATTGATTCTGAGTTTTTCATGGACTTCCTCGTCAAAGTTCTCAAGCAGCCGTTGTCTGGTAAGACTCATTGTTTCACCAATCTGCGGCTCCATCTCTTTCTGAAGGGCATCAAATGCAGTCTGTATTTCTTCCTGTGTTCTGCACTGCTGATAAATTTGGGCAATGCGTTTTTCAAAATCAACGCCTGATTCAATGCTGCCCAGAATTTCATCGCTCGCGCCGAAGACACCTTCAAAGAGTTTAAATTTCTCCGAGAGAAGTTGATAGACCCTTTGGTCTGCTGCATTTTTCTTATTCAGAAAATTAACCACAACAACATCATGATTTTGCCCATAGCGGTGGCACCTGCCGATACGCTGCTCAATGCGCTGCGGATTCCAAGGAAGGTCATAATTCACTACCAATGAGCAGAACTGCAAGTTAATCCCTTCAGCCCCTGCCTCGGTTGCGATCATTATGATTGCCTCATCCCTGAAATATTCAACCAGAGCAGCGCGCATATCCGCGCTTTTGGAGCCGGTAATCCTGTCAGTGCCTTGATGCTTTTCAATCCAGTGTTTGTAAATTTCTTGTGATTTAGGGTCGGTATTTGAGCCGTTGAACAGGGCAATCCTTCCGCTGTATTCAGTATTCTCTAAAATGTTTTCAAGATATTTCTGTGTTCTGGTTGATTCGGTAAAGATTACCGCCTTTCTGACGCCGCCTCTTTTTTCAGCCTCAGCAAATCCGGCTTTCAATGCAGTCATTAAAACGTCGCCTTTGGAGTTCTTTTTTATTGACTGTGCGAGAGAGTGAAATTCTTTCAGAGACTTGCTTTCTTCCTTGATGGATTTTATTTCTTCAGGGGTATAGGTCTTTGTTTCTTCTGTTTCCTCGTCTCCTTCTGTCCATTCGTCCTTTATTTCATCAAGAATTTCAAAGTCCTCTGATATTTTTTCCTCAAGCAACGGCACGGCTTCCTGATTTTCGACAATAGCATCAAGTTTATTTCCAAGAGCCTCCAGTGTTCCTGAAATTGCATAGGTGGATGATGCAAGCAGTTTGCGCAGAATAAGGGTCATCAATTGCCTTTGGCTTGCCGGCAAGGCATAAAGGCTTTGCTGCTGTAAATAATCAGACACCATATCATAAAGTCTCTGCTCATTCTCAGTAGGATAAAACTCCTGTGTTATGGGAATGCGGTTTGTGTATTTCACATACTCAAGAACTTGCCTCCTCAATGTCCGTTTGCAAATAGGTTTTAACCGCTCCTTTAAATCGTCAAAGTTATCATTATTGGTCAGGCGGGCGAACCGGCTCTTGAAACTTGTTAAATCTCCAAATGTATAATCATCAATAATGCTTACCAGTCCATATAACTCCATGAGAGTATTTTGAAGGGGTGTTGCTGTAAGCAGAAGTTTTGGCGAGTGTGCTACGGCAACTTTAATAGCATTGGCGATTTTGTTTGTATTTTTATAAACATTCCGTAAATGGTGCGCCTCGTCAATGACTATGATGTCCCACTCAATCTGTTTGATATAGACATCCTTTGCCTTTGCAAAGTGATAGGAGCATATCACAATGTCACTTTGCTTGAACGGATTCAGGTTGCCGTTTTTGATTTTCTGATTAAAGGATTTTGTTTCCAGAATAATTGAAGGCAGGAAAAATTTATCCAATAATTCCTGATTCCACTGTTTACGAAGGCTGGAAGGGACAA contains:
- a CDS encoding DEAD/DEAH box helicase family protein gives rise to the protein MELTPYHAKYFAHELTRRYSSDSLQKLAASLSDAQVDLNPHQVEAALFAFRSPLSKGAILADEVGLGKTIEAGIVISQKWAERKRKILIIVPSSLRKQWNQELLDKFFLPSIILETKSFNQKIKNGNLNPFKQSDIVICSYHFAKAKDVYIKQIEWDIIVIDEAHHLRNVYKNTNKIANAIKVAVAHSPKLLLTATPLQNTLMELYGLVSIIDDYTFGDLTSFKSRFARLTNNDNFDDLKERLKPICKRTLRRQVLEYVKYTNRIPITQEFYPTENEQRLYDMVSDYLQQQSLYALPASQRQLMTLILRKLLASSTYAISGTLEALGNKLDAIVENQEAVPLLEEKISEDFEILDEIKDEWTEGDEETEETKTYTPEEIKSIKEESKSLKEFHSLAQSIKKNSKGDVLMTALKAGFAEAEKRGGVRKAVIFTESTRTQKYLENILENTEYSGRIALFNGSNTDPKSQEIYKHWIEKHQGTDRITGSKSADMRAALVEYFRDEAIIMIATEAGAEGINLQFCSLVVNYDLPWNPQRIEQRIGRCHRYGQNHDVVVVNFLNKKNAADQRVYQLLSEKFKLFEGVFGASDEILGSIESGVDFEKRIAQIYQQCRTQEEIQTAFDALQKEMEPQIGETMSLTRQRLLENFDEEVHEKLRINLQESRDYLSKYENWLWQITKYYLEPYADFAEDGYSFMLKKNPFSNETIHPGPYRIGKNIEDANIYRIGHPLAQRIIEKCKALSLDSQELSFNYSAMPKKISILEPLIGKSGWLSVINLTINSFETEDQILLCGISNGGLELDIEQCQRLFSLSATVKPSQTDSENSIKEALKQIANKQQSKILQVNAERNAGFFDSEMEKLDKWAEDVKNSLEIELKELDKEIKTRKTEAKKMLNLEEKVKAQRQIKEMEKKRNTLRMNLYQAQDEVDGRKESLINEIEARLKQKVESKELFLVKWSVI